A region from the Mycoplasmopsis bovigenitalium genome encodes:
- a CDS encoding ZIP family metal transporter: MDNYLNNFYNWLTSQPHINDLGAKAILALIVSVILLSIPILIASIVPFIIKKPKKEFSIYLYSFITGMFIILGSFGYLRESIEITSIGSGLKGENIPASNIYLYNIFVVGGGALIGIISAFVIKIIIYKVIQKNYKLKNSIFIHNHEHGHHQGEIAHTHEHKDHIWNANDLADVHSNSPKSKNKWTALVLLLGHRIPEGLLIGISLHNLIANPNINAISVAFFVSFLLHTIPEEIVFYYRQREMGIKPIFALLNSIGALALIIPFIFIGIYGAKFIDSVAWLKAMILAIVGSVMLFTALMEFLPEFYHNNMEKRKWFTTFIMLFLGIIFTILILCFHQHGQSIAVFKK, encoded by the coding sequence ATGGATAATTATTTAAACAATTTTTACAATTGATTAACATCCCAACCCCACATTAATGATTTGGGTGCAAAAGCGATTTTAGCGCTAATTGTTTCAGTAATTTTATTATCAATACCTATTTTAATTGCAAGCATTGTTCCTTTTATAATCAAAAAACCAAAAAAAGAGTTTTCGATATATCTTTATTCATTCATAACTGGTATGTTTATTATTTTAGGTTCTTTTGGATATCTAAGAGAATCAATCGAAATAACAAGTATTGGTAGCGGACTTAAAGGCGAAAATATTCCGGCAAGCAATATTTATTTATATAACATTTTTGTTGTTGGAGGTGGCGCATTAATAGGAATTATCAGTGCTTTTGTAATCAAAATAATTATTTATAAAGTTATTCAAAAAAATTACAAGTTAAAAAACTCAATTTTTATTCATAATCACGAACACGGGCATCATCAAGGTGAAATTGCTCACACTCACGAGCATAAGGACCATATTTGAAATGCAAATGATTTAGCTGATGTTCATTCAAATTCTCCAAAATCAAAAAATAAATGAACAGCACTAGTGCTTTTGTTGGGGCACAGAATACCTGAGGGCTTATTAATTGGAATTAGTTTGCATAATTTGATAGCAAATCCAAATATTAATGCAATATCAGTAGCCTTCTTTGTTTCATTTTTATTACACACAATACCTGAAGAAATTGTATTTTATTACCGCCAAAGAGAAATGGGTATAAAACCAATTTTTGCATTGCTTAATTCAATAGGAGCACTTGCTCTTATTATCCCATTTATATTTATTGGCATCTATGGAGCAAAATTTATTGATTCAGTCGCTTGACTAAAAGCAATGATTTTAGCAATCGTAGGTAGCGTAATGCTCTTTACTGCTCTAATGGAATTTCTACCCGAGTTTTACCACAATAACATGGAAAAACGTAAATGGTTTACAACATTCATAATGTTATTTTTAGGAATTATATTCACAATTTTAATACTTTGTTTCCATCAACATGGCCAATCAATAGCAGTTTTTAAAAAATAG
- a CDS encoding ABC transporter permease subunit, translating to MKFFNYIEYLLKNILINFCLILISIFLIHFALGFNLVQNFRIEYSFEYIGKILIFNYGNVKLNSQISVSAIFNPYFYTTFAILLTVLILSLVIGFVIAYNLAKSNNKVFKTLNATLTFLSALPIFIIAPLLVIINKFLFLPSVYIDTFYGNLFNTILSLLTPILMLCLLVLPLIISINYPIIYDIVKSEYYLWAKANGLSYKKIFWTILIRNWLSKFIEKIVLIYSYLLTLILVIERFFYIPGQSFIFQYLKQEKYFNLLMYSILLNIVSIITIKSASELVIFIFDINKKQRNIYLRRSKWIKNYSK from the coding sequence ATGAAATTTTTTAATTACATAGAATATTTATTAAAAAACATATTAATAAATTTTTGCCTAATATTAATTTCAATATTTCTAATTCATTTCGCACTAGGTTTTAACCTAGTTCAAAATTTTCGTATTGAATATAGTTTCGAATATATTGGTAAAATATTAATATTTAATTATGGTAATGTAAAATTAAATTCACAAATTAGTGTTTCTGCAATATTTAATCCATATTTTTACACAACTTTTGCCATATTGCTAACTGTGTTAATATTAAGTCTTGTAATAGGTTTTGTTATTGCCTATAATTTAGCAAAATCAAACAATAAAGTGTTCAAAACATTAAATGCCACACTAACATTTTTAAGTGCACTGCCAATTTTCATTATTGCACCTTTGTTAGTCATAATTAATAAATTTTTATTTCTGCCTTCTGTTTACATTGACACTTTTTATGGCAATTTATTTAATACTATTTTATCTTTATTAACTCCAATTTTAATGCTTTGCTTACTTGTTTTGCCTTTAATTATTTCAATAAATTATCCAATCATTTACGATATTGTCAAGAGTGAATATTATTTGTGAGCTAAAGCAAATGGATTAAGCTATAAAAAAATATTTTGAACAATTCTAATTAGAAATTGATTGTCAAAATTCATTGAAAAAATTGTATTAATTTACTCATACTTGTTAACACTAATATTAGTTATTGAAAGATTTTTCTATATACCAGGTCAGTCATTTATATTCCAATATTTAAAGCAAGAAAAATACTTTAATTTGCTAATGTATTCAATTTTGTTAAATATAGTTAGCATAATTACAATTAAATCTGCAAGTGAATTGGTAATATTTATATTTGATATTAACAAAAAGCAAAGAAATATTTATTTAAGGAGGTCAAAATGGATAAAAAATTATTCAAAATAG
- a CDS encoding MAG3240 family lipoprotein, whose translation MNKFWLGSILLTSPCFLAASCVKNQFEINSKITHKLTANKNIFNVFSKEQLRFINENYRPIFVDKSNPKSKIDIEFLENNIKIKNSKNTVLASKIIDKFNFLPRLGIHKHPSQNYFIVNNKPSTIDNYEFLFEKNDFDFQNVNGGEYINLNSIFSRLFSSELNDSFNILNPNFIPPKWLRAKTISKNIEQIKHWENYIKLELLRYDFGQLPQIDKVKIFPIKHIESIENGKFKSAIIIKIDLQDKDGKSLISEKYRNQHYLVGKNQNQYLIKTELDNIAKYNSSLFKNYNSVIDFNNTLNTDDDELLFNEYANVYFGDQTILMYKNKLAINADQYEAYVNPTYPYEKLTARAFLWFLNNDQKYFELVVPEHRKNIDLEYKIINKKINKKYLNDTLSLIEFDIEVTKRDLSKNVYKWYSIDINSHYHTFSKYKITPDLNWFDQETYGWISGVKYNEKTLPNKVIGANEFYEKILLKLLSLQLYKINSNLSIFDNKIMANYEAHLALNNTKLHEQLKTKLGIDIFKYLVADEKDKTNLLYDIEIKYLGVGEEPGVLNIQVDFLDKNKKSLLSDVNRKKIIKWYGFKGTDYTKINEQIKKQNIQELTLKYLLENNSIKLKDQNNVIDYFLWGGENEKNN comes from the coding sequence ATGAATAAATTTTGACTTGGCTCAATTTTATTGACTAGTCCTTGCTTTTTAGCTGCTTCTTGCGTTAAAAATCAATTTGAAATAAATTCCAAAATTACACACAAATTAACAGCTAATAAAAATATTTTTAATGTTTTTTCAAAAGAGCAATTGAGATTTATAAATGAAAATTATCGACCAATTTTTGTTGATAAATCTAACCCAAAATCTAAAATAGATATTGAGTTTTTAGAGAATAATATAAAAATTAAAAATAGCAAAAACACTGTTTTGGCATCAAAAATTATTGATAAATTTAATTTTTTACCTAGATTAGGAATTCATAAACACCCGAGCCAAAATTATTTTATTGTAAATAATAAACCCTCAACGATTGATAATTATGAATTTTTATTTGAGAAAAATGATTTTGATTTTCAAAATGTAAATGGTGGAGAATATATTAACCTAAATAGTATTTTTTCAAGGTTGTTTAGTAGTGAATTAAATGATAGTTTTAATATTTTGAATCCAAATTTTATACCCCCTAAATGGTTGAGGGCAAAAACAATATCAAAAAATATTGAACAAATAAAACATTGAGAAAACTACATTAAATTAGAATTACTAAGATATGATTTTGGACAATTGCCTCAAATAGATAAGGTTAAAATTTTTCCCATTAAACACATAGAATCAATTGAAAATGGCAAATTTAAAAGTGCAATAATTATAAAAATTGACTTACAAGATAAAGACGGTAAAAGCTTAATATCGGAAAAATATCGCAACCAACATTATCTAGTAGGTAAAAACCAAAATCAATACTTGATTAAAACTGAATTAGACAATATCGCAAAATATAATTCATCCTTATTTAAAAATTACAATTCCGTTATCGACTTCAATAACACATTAAACACTGATGATGATGAATTGTTATTTAATGAGTATGCAAATGTCTATTTTGGTGACCAAACAATTTTAATGTACAAAAATAAATTAGCAATTAATGCCGACCAATATGAAGCATATGTTAATCCAACATACCCATATGAAAAACTGACAGCAAGGGCATTTTTGTGATTTTTAAATAATGATCAAAAATATTTTGAATTGGTAGTACCGGAACATAGAAAAAATATTGATTTAGAATACAAAATAATAAACAAAAAAATAAATAAAAAATACTTAAACGATACTCTTTCATTGATTGAGTTTGATATCGAAGTAACAAAAAGAGATTTATCAAAAAACGTTTATAAATGATATTCAATCGACATTAACTCACACTATCACACATTTTCTAAATATAAAATAACACCCGATCTTAACTGATTTGACCAGGAAACTTATGGTTGAATTTCAGGCGTAAAATATAATGAAAAAACCTTACCAAATAAAGTTATAGGTGCTAATGAATTTTATGAAAAAATTTTACTAAAACTATTGTCTTTACAATTGTATAAGATAAATTCGAACCTATCAATATTCGACAATAAAATAATGGCAAACTATGAAGCTCATTTGGCGCTTAATAACACAAAATTACACGAACAATTAAAAACAAAACTCGGAATTGACATATTCAAATATTTAGTAGCAGATGAAAAGGATAAAACAAATCTGCTTTATGACATTGAGATAAAATATCTTGGTGTTGGTGAAGAGCCCGGAGTTTTAAATATCCAGGTGGATTTTCTTGATAAAAACAAAAAATCACTTCTTAGTGATGTAAATCGCAAAAAAATAATAAAATGATATGGTTTCAAAGGCACAGATTACACTAAAATTAATGAACAAATCAAAAAACAAAACATTCAAGAATTAACACTAAAATATTTATTAGAAAATAATTCAATCAAATTAAAAGACCAAAACAATGTAATAGATTATTTCTTGTGGGGAGGCGAAAATGAAAAAAATAATTAA
- the rpsF gene encoding 30S ribosomal protein S6: MNKYEIMMILDPKANPEIGFELVESVFGKENITKAEKLENTTLAYPIKHSTQGIYLLIQLNGEASLVAEFVRRSNISKEIWRQLVINLDTEKGYGKERKNRSKKQFVQNDKPKRKAE; the protein is encoded by the coding sequence ATGAATAAATATGAAATTATGATGATTCTTGATCCTAAAGCAAACCCAGAAATCGGTTTTGAATTAGTGGAAAGTGTTTTTGGAAAAGAAAACATCACAAAAGCTGAAAAGCTAGAAAATACTACTCTTGCTTACCCAATTAAACATTCAACACAAGGAATTTACTTATTAATTCAGTTGAATGGTGAAGCATCATTGGTGGCAGAATTTGTTCGTCGTTCAAACATTTCTAAAGAAATTTGAAGACAATTAGTAATTAATTTAGATACAGAAAAAGGTTACGGTAAAGAAAGAAAAAACCGTTCAAAAAAACAATTTGTTCAAAATGACAAACCTAAAAGAAAAGCTGAATAA
- a CDS encoding ABC transporter permease subunit, with the protein MDKKLFKIASKKQPLAQLTQIKSSAKRYWQRVFTNKWMIVAIVILVLLFVLLIVSKLFYSQSYNQSINDAYSINYELPSSLVPFKSITLPEGEELNVFTELKQKYPNYIEISKINNQNYDSNSYLVLFNAYGILNDNSLHLLGTNSSGIDIYARLIKVLFDSFIICFFSILFALLFSMIFAPISAIYLQKDLSKSIEKWISIFALLPYLLFALIINLTMKFSILNFIISYSILSSLFMYINAYQISCEILKNEYINVDKSLGFSKWNIFTKDLMKPVFFSQLIFAIEQISLMFISYSALAIFNIDNTNISLGLILNESLQLFDKNPSYLLTIFVYISATIYALKTISYSLSAAYTNIRGQNV; encoded by the coding sequence ATGGATAAAAAATTATTCAAAATAGCCTCAAAAAAACAACCCCTTGCTCAATTAACACAGATAAAATCTTCTGCAAAACGTTATTGACAAAGGGTTTTTACTAATAAGTGAATGATAGTTGCAATAGTAATTTTAGTATTGCTTTTTGTTTTACTTATTGTTTCTAAACTTTTTTACTCACAAAGTTACAACCAAAGCATCAATGATGCATATAGTATAAACTATGAATTACCATCATCTTTAGTCCCTTTTAAGTCTATTACGCTTCCCGAAGGTGAAGAGTTAAATGTTTTTACAGAGTTAAAACAAAAATACCCAAATTACATTGAAATTAGCAAAATAAATAATCAAAACTATGACTCAAATTCTTATTTAGTTTTATTCAATGCATATGGAATTTTGAACGATAATTCCCTTCATTTATTAGGAACTAATTCAAGTGGTATTGATATCTATGCAAGGCTAATAAAAGTTCTATTTGATTCATTTATAATTTGTTTTTTCTCAATATTATTTGCTTTACTTTTTTCAATGATTTTTGCACCTATTTCAGCAATATATTTGCAGAAAGATTTGTCCAAATCAATTGAAAAATGAATATCTATATTCGCTTTATTGCCCTATTTATTATTTGCATTAATAATTAATTTAACAATGAAATTTAGCATATTAAATTTCATAATATCTTATAGCATTTTGTCATCTTTATTTATGTATATAAATGCTTATCAAATTTCATGTGAAATATTAAAAAATGAATATATAAACGTTGATAAATCTCTTGGATTTAGTAAGTGAAATATATTCACAAAAGATTTAATGAAACCAGTATTTTTTAGTCAACTTATTTTTGCAATAGAGCAAATATCATTAATGTTTATTTCATACTCAGCATTAGCAATATTTAATATCGATAATACTAATATTTCACTAGGTTTGATATTAAATGAATCATTACAACTGTTTGATAAAAATCCAAGCTATCTTTTAACAATATTTGTATACATATCTGCAACAATTTACGCTCTAAAAACAATATCATATTCGTTAAGCGCGGCATACACAAACATAAGGGGGCAAAATGTTTAA
- a CDS encoding single-stranded DNA-binding protein, which yields MNKVLLVGRIASDIRSFTTPSGVNYCRATIAVNRRVSSTEPITDFIPLVAWRNNSDFMARYLSKGALVSIEGLFTTGSYKNASGEVIRTYEVTVDNVSALESKQQREQRSSFANSERKFTDETHKFAGSQSPAQSDFEDNNQNNVKHNFVFESLDDDLN from the coding sequence ATGAATAAAGTTTTATTAGTGGGAAGAATTGCATCTGATATTAGATCGTTTACAACACCAAGTGGCGTGAATTATTGCCGTGCTACAATAGCGGTGAATAGAAGAGTTAGTTCAACTGAACCAATTACTGATTTTATCCCACTTGTTGCATGAAGAAATAATTCAGATTTTATGGCAAGATACTTAAGTAAAGGTGCTCTAGTTTCAATCGAGGGTTTATTTACAACAGGTTCATATAAAAATGCTTCTGGCGAAGTAATTAGAACTTACGAAGTAACTGTTGATAATGTTTCTGCTTTGGAATCGAAACAACAAAGAGAACAACGTTCAAGCTTTGCTAATTCTGAACGTAAATTCACTGATGAAACACATAAATTTGCAGGATCTCAATCGCCAGCTCAAAGTGATTTTGAAGACAATAATCAAAATAATGTTAAACACAATTTTGTGTTTGAATCATTAGATGATGATTTAAATTAG
- a CDS encoding OppA family ABC transporter substrate-binding lipoprotein, with protein MFKKLLFCSTLPLALVCGSCSSLYKVDKKTYVIEVNNQNETFNNLSKVSGVYESRKTLHDTLTGNYLLRYKYKNETKYDYLNNYFYKNGVSAKFFKFGIIDEIHLVDEQNSTHIFNTDEDSQINNVSDFIHPDINRGYKNPIYQIQTNNHNSINSSFFNQKLASSKLISFKVKNNIYWYDKDKKTNILINAKDIEKSIEKANLSSQQTNELKAFGIEKMDFKTHENNSYFEIKLNGNFKAELFLDLIINNKIFSAYSDKFNYSEYYLVKNDLKHTLYKSLNNANDIQSVLIKYNAAGKVDKPTHAKHLLNEYHQGLVSSNLLDDFSDVQQKQLIRDFNSNKGIKLSIVQNFSNNIVNTIMFKDFIDEPNKNNIFEIMMYGKNKDKNSQISQFYSQNNIDFRNNITQIINKYTLNFIANKTNYYDNFISPNAIISNAQNTNYLKVIDANDHVSKGQINLAKNIEFYPQDLKKNYYNAESFLNVDKQLKSMHFESISKKLAKIIDDFYKENPNIKNKKINFILPLKLESLDTRIIEKLNKIFNEINQNLQVNIVDIDSEIAKKYYNFSNHSTNNTIEYINKLLLTSNNNLINALTNSDVSKYKILNKTKQLLIKFIDENKITVNINDKHFLEKMGEFSIKLHNEFSYFEIIKLINEIKLLYSLPYNLSSNIDLDSFKYELIQPWIIKPTREDNLTYFEDIKMEGKNE; from the coding sequence ATGTTTAAAAAATTACTTTTTTGCTCAACTTTACCTCTTGCATTAGTTTGCGGTTCATGCTCATCACTATATAAAGTTGACAAAAAAACATATGTAATCGAAGTAAATAATCAAAATGAAACTTTTAACAATTTGTCAAAAGTTTCAGGCGTTTACGAATCAAGGAAAACACTTCATGACACTTTAACCGGAAACTATTTATTAAGATATAAGTATAAAAACGAAACAAAATATGACTACTTAAATAACTATTTCTATAAAAATGGAGTTAGTGCAAAATTCTTTAAATTTGGCATTATTGATGAAATCCATCTAGTAGATGAACAAAATTCAACTCATATTTTTAACACTGATGAAGATTCTCAAATAAATAATGTAAGCGATTTTATTCACCCTGACATTAATAGAGGTTATAAAAACCCGATTTATCAAATTCAAACAAATAACCATAATTCAATAAATTCTTCATTTTTTAACCAAAAACTTGCAAGCAGTAAACTAATTAGTTTTAAGGTTAAAAACAATATTTACTGATATGACAAAGATAAAAAAACTAATATTTTAATTAATGCGAAAGATATTGAAAAATCAATTGAAAAAGCAAATTTATCTTCTCAACAAACAAATGAATTAAAGGCATTTGGAATTGAAAAAATGGATTTTAAAACACATGAAAATAATTCATATTTTGAAATCAAATTAAATGGTAATTTTAAAGCTGAATTATTTTTAGATTTAATTATTAACAATAAGATTTTTTCTGCTTATAGTGATAAATTCAACTATTCTGAATATTATTTAGTTAAAAATGACCTTAAACACACATTATATAAATCTCTTAATAATGCTAATGATATTCAAAGTGTTTTAATTAAATATAATGCTGCCGGCAAAGTTGATAAGCCAACGCATGCAAAACATTTATTAAATGAATATCATCAAGGACTTGTTTCTAGCAATCTATTAGATGATTTTAGTGATGTTCAGCAAAAACAATTGATTCGAGATTTCAACTCAAACAAAGGCATAAAATTATCTATTGTACAGAACTTTTCAAATAATATAGTCAATACAATTATGTTCAAAGATTTTATTGATGAACCTAATAAGAATAATATTTTTGAAATAATGATGTATGGTAAAAATAAAGATAAAAATAGCCAAATAAGTCAATTTTATTCGCAAAATAATATTGATTTTAGAAACAATATAACACAAATAATAAACAAATATACATTGAATTTTATTGCCAATAAAACTAATTATTATGATAATTTTATATCTCCAAACGCGATAATATCAAATGCCCAAAACACAAATTATCTTAAAGTTATTGATGCAAATGATCATGTGAGCAAAGGTCAAATAAATTTAGCGAAAAATATTGAATTTTATCCACAAGATCTAAAGAAAAATTATTACAATGCTGAATCATTTTTAAATGTAGATAAACAACTAAAATCAATGCATTTTGAATCAATCAGTAAAAAATTAGCCAAAATAATTGATGATTTTTACAAGGAAAACCCTAATATAAAGAATAAAAAAATTAATTTTATATTACCGCTAAAACTCGAATCTTTAGATACAAGAATTATTGAAAAATTAAACAAAATTTTCAATGAAATTAACCAAAATTTACAAGTTAATATTGTTGATATTGATAGTGAAATTGCTAAAAAATATTACAACTTTTCAAACCACTCTACAAATAACACAATTGAATATATTAATAAATTATTATTAACAAGTAATAACAATCTAATTAATGCTTTAACTAATTCTGATGTTTCGAAGTATAAAATACTGAACAAAACAAAACAACTATTAATTAAATTTATTGACGAAAATAAAATTACAGTAAACATAAATGACAAACATTTTTTGGAAAAAATGGGTGAATTTTCAATAAAATTACACAATGAATTTTCATACTTTGAAATAATAAAATTAATCAACGAAATAAAACTTTTATACTCATTACCTTATAATTTAAGCTCAAATATTGATTTAGATAGCTTTAAATATGAATTAATTCAACCATGAATAATTAAACCAACAAGAGAAGATAACTTAACATATTTTGAAGACATAAAAATGGAGGGCAAAAATGAATAA
- the topA gene encoding type I DNA topoisomerase produces the protein MNKLVIVESPNKVATIQKYLGSEYQVLASVGHIAKLSTKNASPSIKMGIDFENWEPIYLLDSTKKSIIKKLRDAAKNADQVLIATDPDREGEAIGDHLVKFLKCENKYVRIKYNEITKDSILKAISNPTKLDIDLINAQKARRMLDRIIGFKLSGLIKQKLSNSPTKPSAGRVQSIALKLVVDREKLIEKFVPVFYHKAFANFGNNFEATYHNDANESGQKDWIFPHEKADIEKIIFNENKHFILESVKETKKTLSALTPLKQAVLYKKSPFSASSTQMAAQNLYEGYGDGGLISYPRTDSTRLSQYFIDNARKYIAQKYGQEYVSSEIKGFSGDQDAHEAIRPTDVSLTPDMAKNKYNLNNYDYQVYKIIYEHTLQCLINSPIRLSKLYIFNKDSLKFRYSTSKILFDGYYVVKGEKEEVADLNYKIGELVKVNHFKITDHQTNPPSRYSEGSLIEALDNIKVGRPSTFASTVKIILERCYVENLNSSLHPTEFGRLVLEKLITSFPDIIEEGYTAKVEEELDLISQGSVSLQPVMSDFWNKFNKVYLEAQATMELTQIQKEFLDEPCEKDGAKMIVRYNKKSGLKFAGCENFPKCRNTKSI, from the coding sequence ATGAATAAATTAGTCATAGTCGAATCTCCAAACAAGGTAGCCACAATACAAAAATATTTAGGAAGTGAATATCAAGTTTTAGCATCTGTTGGGCACATTGCTAAACTTTCAACAAAAAACGCTTCACCATCAATAAAAATGGGTATTGATTTCGAAAATTGAGAACCCATTTATTTATTAGACTCAACTAAAAAGTCAATAATAAAAAAATTACGTGATGCCGCAAAAAATGCTGATCAAGTTTTAATTGCAACTGACCCCGATCGTGAAGGAGAAGCAATCGGCGATCATTTAGTTAAATTTCTAAAATGCGAAAATAAGTATGTTCGAATTAAATATAACGAAATTACAAAAGACTCAATTTTAAAAGCAATATCCAATCCAACTAAATTGGATATTGATCTAATAAATGCTCAAAAGGCACGTAGAATGCTGGATAGAATTATTGGTTTTAAATTAAGTGGATTAATTAAACAAAAACTATCAAACTCACCAACCAAGCCGTCTGCTGGCAGGGTTCAATCAATAGCGTTAAAATTGGTTGTTGATAGAGAAAAATTAATTGAAAAATTTGTTCCCGTTTTCTACCATAAAGCGTTTGCAAATTTTGGTAATAATTTTGAAGCAACTTATCATAACGATGCAAATGAATCGGGGCAAAAAGATTGAATTTTCCCACATGAAAAAGCTGATATAGAAAAAATAATTTTTAACGAAAATAAACATTTTATATTGGAATCGGTAAAAGAAACTAAAAAAACATTATCAGCATTGACACCCCTTAAGCAAGCAGTGTTATATAAAAAATCACCATTCTCAGCTTCATCAACTCAAATGGCTGCCCAAAATCTTTATGAAGGTTATGGAGATGGTGGTTTAATAAGTTACCCTCGTACAGATTCAACTAGATTAAGTCAGTACTTTATTGATAATGCACGAAAATATATTGCTCAAAAATATGGACAAGAATATGTTTCAAGTGAAATCAAAGGTTTTTCTGGTGACCAAGATGCGCACGAGGCTATCAGACCAACAGATGTTTCACTAACTCCAGATATGGCAAAAAATAAATACAATTTAAATAATTATGACTATCAAGTTTACAAAATAATCTATGAACACACATTGCAATGTTTAATAAATTCTCCTATAAGATTGAGTAAGTTATACATATTCAACAAAGATTCTTTAAAATTTAGATATTCAACAAGTAAAATTCTTTTTGACGGATACTATGTAGTAAAAGGTGAAAAAGAAGAAGTTGCCGATTTGAATTATAAAATAGGTGAATTGGTAAAAGTTAATCATTTTAAAATAACAGACCATCAAACAAATCCGCCATCTAGATATAGTGAAGGGTCATTAATTGAGGCACTAGATAATATTAAAGTTGGCCGCCCATCAACATTTGCATCAACAGTTAAAATTATTTTAGAAAGATGCTATGTTGAAAATTTAAATAGTTCATTGCACCCTACTGAATTTGGTAGATTAGTTCTTGAAAAATTAATAACTTCATTCCCAGACATAATTGAAGAAGGTTATACAGCAAAAGTTGAGGAAGAACTAGACTTAATTTCACAAGGTAGTGTTTCATTGCAACCTGTTATGAGTGATTTTTGAAACAAATTTAATAAAGTTTACCTTGAAGCACAAGCAACAATGGAATTAACTCAAATTCAAAAAGAATTTTTAGATGAACCTTGTGAAAAAGATGGTGCAAAAATGATAGTTAGATACAACAAAAAAAGCGGTTTAAAATTCGCTGGCTGTGAAAATTTCCCAAAATGTAGAAATACCAAAAGTATTTAA